DNA from Rhinoderma darwinii isolate aRhiDar2 chromosome 6, aRhiDar2.hap1, whole genome shotgun sequence:
AATAAACTGAGCCATATCTCATACCTCCGTAAGTTACAAGAAGTATTCCAGAAATGTATAAATGAAAACCTCACTCAAATCCTCCATACCAGTGAAATATAATCCTATATAGAAACAGATCTCTGGATCATTGGAGGATGTGATATATGGTTCCCAGTCTTGTGCAGGTTGACCTGATTCCAAAATTATGTTTTTGGAGTAAACCAAGGCTTGCAGATAGTATTTGTAATGTGAACAGAATAAAGGGTTTGgcgtctttatttatttttgtttcttaAAAGGTGGATCGTATGTCTTTTCCTTGCGGATGCTCTAAAGAAGGATGCAGCAATACAGCTGGACGAATTGAATTTAACCCTATCCGGGTACGGACACATTTTCTGCATACCATCATGAAGCTGGAGTTGGAGAAGAGCCGAGAGCAGCAGGTGTCTGCAGCTAATGGTTGCCATGGTGGTGATGGATCAATTGCCAGCTCTATGGTCCAGACAGGCCATCCTATAGACTATTCTTTAGCAGAGAATTTTGAAATTGAAACAAATTCCCAATCTGCAATGATGCACTTTCAAAATTCGGAACACCTGGACTGCAGCggtgaagaagaggaggaggaagaagatgaTGGGAGTAGTTACTGTAGCGGAGTGACTGACTCTAGCACACAAAGTTTAGCACCGAGCGATTCAGAGGATGAGGACGAAGATGATGTTGAAGACGACGAGGATGAAGATGATGGTGACAAATCGGATGACTTTAATAAAGTATCCAATGAAGACAACCTGTCTGTACCTTCAGTGCTCTGCTATTCCGAGGCCAATTCAATGCATGAAAACCATATAAAAAATTCTGCATATTATGCCAACACCTCACCAATGTATTACCAAATAGATAACCATAATTCCGATGCCATGAGTCAAATGACAGAAGCATACTCGGAACAAGATGCAGTGAAAAATGGTGCTCCGAATTTGGTACCTTACAACATGAGACCTGAGCAGTTTGACTATTCAAGGCCGTCTGGCGAAGGCTACACTAATTCTCATTACCCCGTAACAAGTCCatctgtgatagtctgctgtgcTTCTTCGGAAAATGACAACAATGGTCACTGCAATACTTTGTACGCAGAACATCGGTCAAGTCTCCCACCAATAGGGTTTCGTTCATATTTAAAAAATTCCTCAACTGATGGATATGTCTCAAACTTAAATGGTGGTGGTGGCCACCATGTACCCGAACTTCTGAATGAAAATACCATATCGGAGACCAGCAAACTTCATGAGGATTGCATGAAAGCTCCTGTAGTGGAGACCGTACCAGTTTAATGGGTTATATCTGACAAATCATGAACTTGCTAATCGCCCTTCATTGTGATTTTATTGATTtactacaaaaaaaatgaaaaaacaacaatttttaacCGTGGACCATATAGAGATGAATATACTTTCTTCTTAGTCCTACTTTGATTTAAAGTTCACTTTTTGCGTCCTCATGACCATGGCACTGCACAATAACACTGTTTACCAATGCTTAAAGTATTTATAGATATTTGTTAATTAGGAAATGTTAATTTAAATATGTTaaccattatacattatatataaggaGGCCGTCTATTGAAAAGGCCAACAAAATCCAGTCTTTGTATATTTAACGGGTCAGTGCAAGAACGATCTACGAGTCTTTATCAGGGGAAATCACCCTTGGCTTTTGAAGTTGAACTACAAATCCCATCATTGTCATTTTTGGATTTCTAGTCCAGCTGCAACTGATATATCATCGGATTCTAAGCCTTTGATAAGTAATGACAACTCAAAGCctagattacataaaaaaaatgctttgtgaCTTTGTGATAAAATATCGTTCTGTGATTTATTTATTAAACTTATATGTATAATTCAATGTCCCTACCCCTTACCCCATTTGCTTTTTCTTGACATATGGACATGGTTTTTTACCTACAAGAGGATGGTTTAATAGCTTgcaatatactgtacacacaaaacAATTGGGACTCTGGGGTATGACTAGTCAGGGTTAATATAAACCATATGAATAGCTGTCAGACAATCCTGGGAACCTTTTATTTTCGGCCATAATTTGCCACTAATATAGTTAAGTTACTCTACTTGGGTCAGTGCTGAACCGGACAGAATACTGTACATCTAGTATTCAAGCATGGAAAATGCGCCGGTAACCTCCAAAGGTGTttgttttctggttttttttcttcGTTGCTTGCTGGGAAGAGGTTAGTTAATGCTGCTGATCTGTAATGATTGatactacacacatacacaataTTTTGAGAAGCTTAGCAAACCACATTCCGCATCCATACTCTCCATTGTACCATAATATCATAAAATATACCATTCCATTTCAGCATGTGTTTAAAGACCATGGATGAGGTCAAACTGCATTGCCAGACTGCTTATAGGGATCACTCCAGACTACCCAGCCAGACTGCTGGTCTAGGGGGCGCTTGGGACTGGTTACATGTTCTAGGGCAAGGTTTAGCAtcctcggcactccagctgttgtgaaactacaattcccagcatgcctggACAACTTTTAGCTAGagtaataaagcctttggctgtcagggcatgttggaagttgtagtttcacaaaagCTGCTGAGCCCTGTTCTAGGGGGTGCTCGGGACTGCAGTCGTGGGGTTTCAGACTATACAGCCAGGCTGCTGTGTTAGGGAGATGTACAGAGCCAAAGTGCTGTTTTATTGTTGGTTTTGCCATGAAGACTGCTCTGCCAGAATTCTGTTTTATGGGTTTTGTCCGGTCTACACACACAGACTTATTTTAGTTTTGTAGTGGCTCCTGGTCAGAGATAAAATAAGAGTCCAAACACAGCTCAAAAGCAAATTAAATTATTttagaatgttttatttttttagcttgTCAGGGAAAACTGAAACCCAGGCATACTtattgcagggcctgaggggacaGAGCAGAGATTCTGAGAGACTCTCCATATCATGCAGCAACCCTGCAGGACTTAAAACTGATACTTTGTGGCCCAGTGTGTTCTGGGGGGCCGGTGGACCTCCACAGATTATACATTCCAAAGCTGTAATTACCCGACCATTAGCGTTCCTGATAATAAAAAGATTGTTTACAAGTTATCACaagtatttttaaaggggttgtctcttgaAGACAACCACTTCTGTAATTCAAGCTCGGCCTGGCcatcagatgttttttttttgtgggtctGGCTTCAGAAATTCTCCTTGAGCAGCTTTTCTTACCAGTGGCAGCAGTGGTCAAATGAATGGATGACCATGTACTACGTAGACGGACCAGAGCTGCTCTGACTCAGAGGGGTTCAGAGCAAGAGACATCCCACTATCTATGACGTCCATGTgccatagggcatatggaaagatcTCCTCTTCGAGAGACCACCTCTTTAAAGCATTAGTTACATTTAGACAAAGATAACAGCGATGTCGTGACCTCAGGTCTATAATATTCCAGAAAACGAACTCACTTTATcacataatctaaaaaaaaaatccagacctGCCAAAGTCTTTAATGGTGAAATGTCATATGAGGGGACACACCTGCTCCTGTATGCAATTGGGCCTGACAGCTTGCACTCTAATTTACCATAATTAAGAAGGGTTGGCATGAGCAGGGTCTGACCTAAATTGTCATTTTTCACTGCAGCCTTTGACTTCTTGTGGCAAGCATGGTCATTAACAATTCCTTGTACAAAGGCTAGTTGAGAACAGAGAGAACAAATAGGCGCTACATAGGTGGAGTAGATCAAATTAAAAATGGCTTTCTCTGTTAAGTATAGTAAATGGAGGCtcacctttagggcttattcagacgaacgtgatatatgttcgtgcaacgcgcgtgattttcacgcgcctcgcacggacctatattagtctatggggccatgcagacagtccgtgatttttacgcagcatgagtACatggcgaaaaactcacgacatgtcctatatttctgcgtttctcgcgcatcacgcacccattgaagtcaatgggtgcgtgaaaatcacgcgcaccacacggaagcatttccgtgggacgcgcgtgattcgcgcaacagcagtcaaaagtatgaatgaaaacagaaaagcaccacgtgcttttctgtttacaaaatacaaacagagtgtcataatgatggcggctgcgtgaaaatcacgtagccgcgcatcatatggtgatgacacatggagctgttaagtgccttttgcgcgcgcaaaacgcacacgctcgtgtgaatccggcctcaggggTTGTGCATggataggcacaacactattgcGGAGCCAGATGCTTAGGAAGAATGCTGCCGGTGCCGTAATCCCTAGAGCGTTAGGTGCCAACCTTGCCAGGGAGTAAATGCAGGTAGATGAAAAcaatgggaaccaggtgggatccattGTGAAAAAGCAACACtgtccaggcgcaatacttccaCGAGTCAAGTAATTTTTTAGAATAAATGTATTgtataaaacataataaaatgtgcATAAGAGAAGGTCTCTAGAGATAAAACGCGTTTTGggggaaacagaacccctttatcaagtaaGCATGAGACAATGTCTTGGGTTTTATAGATAACATTTGTGATTTATAGGGTATATGAACCCAACTTTACAATTTCTTTAACATTTGATTTGTTGAGTTTTAAATATGGAAGTGGCATCTTGTAGGCAGGTGAGCCGGTACAGTTTATACATACTAATGCACTTTATATCTCAAGTGGTCAATATGATCCGGAACAGGGTGGGAACTTATGGATGTGGCTATTTTGATATCTTCAAGTTTCGTACAAACCAGTATAAGCGACATATACAGATGACATGGTTTAAAAGTTGGTCTTCACACATCGTGCAAATACTACGCTGGTGAACCAGTctacaaatctgcaccaaaatcgcTGGCCCAATCTGAGACTCTGGTGTCACCATGTTCTGGATGATGAGGCCCCAGCAGATAAAGCTTGAGAATCCTTGGTGTAGAGTAACCATAAACTTATCAAGACCTCCCTGTATCATGTGGCTACACAGATTTACAACTGGCCATCTAGAGGAGACCAAAAATGGGCCAATATACAAAGGATATAAGGGAATATAAAATCTATTAAAGACGACATAAATTGTAGTGACTGTGCTGTGGGTGGCCGCGCCACATTTTGCTAaactccccccactttttttttttttttttaaactgccaaGCTTGGGGGAAATGGCCAAAATGTCGCAATTTTTGGGCTAGTTGAAACGTTTCTACGCTGGCATAGGAGCAGTGTTAACTTCCCCCTATGAGTTCACTGGTGTCATTGTCACAGGCATATTTCAAGCATATCACAACCTATACCACTTCACTGAACATGGCTGCTTAAATGTAAAACTTTAATGATTTAAAATTAGGAGGCATTGACAGAGCTATTGGGACCAAGAAAATGCTTCAAGTGGAAAAAGATcaacattttttgggaggggtcTTCAATAAGGATTCATGAACAAAGCAAAGTCATGTGCATGGATCCTGTATAGCCGCATACAAAGTTCCTAGGAGTCCGTATTATGGACCCTCAGGTCCACGGACACACAATTGCTTATGTTGTCTAATAGTTAGACAGCGTAAATTCAGACCAGGCAGACACaaaatgctccaaatttatcacagCGCGCATTCTGCATGAtaattttggtgcatcttgcaTGACATGTTGGACGCTTTTCTCTTgcttataccacttttgatttggTTCATATTGCGCCAGAATTTTGGcacaaaacacttaaaaaaaaaaaaaaagtgtccagtGAAGTGCAAACATCAAAGTTGTGCATTTTTCAACACTTTTGAGACGTAGACATAGCAGTACATCTGCTCCACTGTGTGACATCGTATGGTGTCTGTGAGGCACCAAATTCTTCCCTAAAAGGcaaagtttctaaaaaaaaaaaaaaagggatacctTCGAAATATGGCCTGCGATGGAGCGTACGCAACTTTTTCTTACAGCTTTACTGTATATGGAAACAGCCATTGTGTACCTTAGGACAAAAcccagtatgggcccatagcaggctatgggtgctgtatgaccgGTCTGTACAACGTTGATTGGTCATAGGCCCATGTTCCTGAGCCTAAAACCTATTTTCCTGATCGGATGACTATTAGTGAACTAGTATAATGGATAATTGAGAATATAAAGGACCAGGCGATTTCAATGCTATAGTAGTCTGGAATACCTTCCTGTAATTGATTATATTTTTGGGCTCATTGACAGATATGTGGGATTCACTTTTGTAGAGAGAGATGGTTTCATACCATTAAACTTATTTGGATATCCTAAGTCACATCCCACTGTTTCTCCATTAATTGCACGCTCCATTGTAACCGGTTTCCCCATTTCGGCCATGCTTCGTAACCACCAGGATTTCATGCGTCTTCCTTTCATCTTTATTCACcacctttttaatttatttcactttttagttttattttcttGCACGTTATTTGGCAAAATGCTAATTGAAATACACAGCGGAGTTAATAATCATTTTACAACGGCACTTAACGCATTTTACTTTACCTCAAATTTCTATTTAACTTCAAAGCTctaatttgttttttcttttttaaatatgaCAAGCGAATTGTCACTTGTATGATGTTTCCTGAGGGTATTTTAATGCAATAGGACACCTCTTTATCTGTTCAGTATTTTGCTGTCTTTATATTGATATGAAGTATATGTTATGTACATGTTGGCTTGAAACTGTAGGTTTGCCTTGCTGTTACAATGACTGCATCTGCTCTTTTATACTATGTCAAATGgaaactttttgtttttctctctttttGGAAATAAGAGTGGAAGAAGTTGATGGAAAGTTGATTCTATACAAACTGATAATGTAATTGAAATACTAGTGTGTGTGATGCATTATGGAAAATGATACAAACTTTGAGATAAAATGATGGTTTTTGGAAATAAGATTCAACTTAAGTTGTTTTtgtgttatttattatatatattttttcttttctggTCTTCTCCACAATTGTCCACATATGAATGGTTCTGTATCCACAAGGGAGTACCTACCATAGGGTCGGATTATGCAGTTGTTATGGGGCCAATGAGAAGAAGGGGGCTAACTGAGGGTCGGCTTATCACCCGGTCTGATGTGCTGCGGTAAGAAAATAAAGTAATGGCTAAAGGGTCATTCCCCAATCTCTCCAACAAAAAAATGAGATCTGGATGGGGTGGGGGTTTGCAACAAGTGTTGACCACTCCTGAGATGATAGGGTGTTGTGGTATGAATCATCAAGAGGGCCCTAATGTTTTTGCTATGGGGGCCTCAGTCACTGATCTATGTATGGCCCTATGTATTCATCTCCCAGTTCAGTAAAGGTACCATTCAGACTGTTTCCCAATTTACTACTTACCATATGCTACTTATGGtacattacttaaagaggctctgtcaccaccttataagtggcattactgtcacctacattacagcgccgatcttcttatataggagacagggcacttataatgtggtgacagagcctctttaaggctctattacaccggccgatttgaGCGCCGATCAaacagacagctcattgatcggtgctcgtttgctcctttcacatggcGCTATGGCCGGGTACAAGCAgtagttactccgatcactcgtccccatacattactatcatgtcggcagcgcgtctccctttttacacagtgagatgtgaagcttacaacgataatatttaacttttttaaaactgtgcaatcagccgatgagggagcgttttctcgttcatccgctgatcactgccctgtttacacagggtaatcatcggcaacgagcgttctatgaacgatcttTTGCCcattaattgcccagtgtaaaacccccttcacTGACTTTTATGTGTTTGAAGGATTATTGATAAGAATAAACAGATTTTCTCAATAGACATATCATTGACAGAACAGCTCATGGGTGGCAAATCACATTGGAAAGCAATAAAAGTATTTTTCGTTATATGGCTGCATTCACCCAGCAATGTTCGAAGACATTCAACAGCACAATCTAAAGTTTCTTTTATCGTACAGTACTTGGGCAATAATCTCAAAGTAAGTTTTCCTACCTTTCTCTGATGGAACTCGCAGCTATATTGGTAAAAAATACCGATTTTTCATGAATTTAAAATACAGCCACATATTCATGGTCCTCCCCATAATGCTATTTTGGTCCTATAATTAAAAATCctattttttaaattctatttagAGAAATTTAATTGCAACTGGTAAGAATGAAGTCACACCTCGTGTTTCCATATATGTGCAGTATAGGTCTGGTCAGCCCTTgaaccacaaaaaataaatatcctGATGTATACAGTATCCATGAGCATCTATGGGGCAGACATGTGACAAAAATGTGTCTTTTGACATAAGTCTGGCAGGTTTACATCTGGAcacctgttttttttgttttttttttaactgtatagaCCAGCATGGGCTGCAGAACACCACAAGATGTTTCTCTGAACTTCTCATTTACATTCATAATATCTTAGTGGGACTTCACATTTTCGAGCTATGATATGTCTGATCCATAGCAAGGTTTAataaaacagattaaaaaaattCTCAAATGCCTTTGTTGTCCTCCTAATGTATAACACTCCTCAAACACATCTGTATGGGTTTAGAAAGAGCTCCCTCTGGTGGTCAACAAATAGATTTACATTCATTTttgtataaaataatttttacaccACATactctatattatattataagcTGGCAGATAAGTAAAATACATCATAAGTATTTTACAGGCCAATAATAACAAAGTTTAAGACTGGATTCAAACATcacttatttgttgcagattttagtgcagatttttcatccaaagccaaaagtggtttccaaattaattggaaatataaaGGGAGAACTTCTTCTACTCCTTCATCCTGGATCCACTTTGGCTCATAATCTGCAATAAACACGcaatgtgtaaatccagccttaaccCCGTCCTGCATTTTCATGTACATGCATGTCATGGGATGGGTCAACTGCCCGCATTCGGACGTGCATGTATGGGATGGTGATCACCGGGGGAGATCACGCTGCAACGGCTGAGACTGGAGAAACCTTCAATCCCAGCTGTTCAACAAATTAAATGCCGTCATCAATAgctaccgcagcatttaaatgttTTGACAGAAGGAGGGGGCTCCCTTTGTCACCCATCCCTGGCCCACcgacgggtttccatggcagcagagggcctaacaaaggcccccaggcctgccctgactATATGACAGGCATGGTCTAATATATTGCAGtccgttttagggtatgttcacacgacagcacaaaatacgtctgaaatttaggagctgttatcaggagaaaacagctcctgaatttcagacgtttttgcatttactcgcgtttttcgcgccgtcttttacggacgtaattggagctgttcttcattaaagtcaatgaaaaacggctccaaatacgtcccaagaagtgtcctgcacttctttgacacgggagtaattttacgcgctgtcttttgacagcaacgcgtaaaattacacctagtctgcacagaacatcgtaaaacccattgcaggcgtttgcagacgtaatggagccgtgttttcaggcgtaattcgaggtgtaaaacgcctccattacgtctgaaaataggtcgtgtgcacataccctaatactgacaGGCCACagcattatatctgcaatcaGAAGATCGGATGGTGAaggcccctagtgggactaaaaaacgaattaaaaaacattaaataaagtttatgaaagaataaaaaaaggtGAACAGTAAAAATCAAAcaattttttccccataaaatgtgtttttatttaataagtgtaaaaaaaacaaaaaaacttgaaaaatacacatatgtggtatagttgcaatcgtaacgacatgaaaaataaaattaacacattaattcaactgcgtggtgaacgccgtataaAAAAAACCCAAGAACCGGCAATAGTTTTTATCCATTCCCccttcaaaaaataaaagttaatcaataagtgccatgtaccccaaaatagtagcgatgaaaactacatctcgccccaccaaaaacaagcccttatatggtcacaccaacaaaaaaataaaaataaagttacggctcttggaatgcggtgatgcaaaaatgtattgttgtttaaatgtttttattgtgtaaacgtagtaaaacatagaaaaacctatacatatgtggtatcgccgtaatcgtaccgacccatagaataaaggtaacatgttcttTTTGCTGCATAGTGAGCGGTGTAACGTGCTCAATGTCTTCATACTGTTTCACTCCCTGATTCTCCTGATCTGTTGCGTCACATGACCAGCATCTGACCACCGATACGCAACAGCCTGGTATCTTCCCAGAAGTCAGTGTATGAGTATGTTCATTTttcaagccgtttttcattgggacaatagaaaaaccgctccaaaaacgcctgaaaaaaacgctcaatgcttaaaaaatggctgaaaatcagaggctgttttcccttgaaagcagctccatattttacagccatttttcgtttagtgtgtgaacatacccttaccctattTGCCAAACTTCCTCCAAACTACAGTGAGGTCTGTACTTGGAACGAGTGTCCCAGCTCCAACTGGGTTGCAGGCTTTGTCTGTCAGCGTGAGCACGAACGGAGAGATGCTTCCTCTGTGCAGATATTAAGGGTAAAAGAAGGCAAGATGGCAAACAGACCCCACATGTCCAGATTCGGCACATATgggcagggccggactggccatctggcgtCTAATACATAGCTAATCTAAACAAGCATAGCTGCAGTGTAAATCATAGGGGACAGAGTAGCATCCTGAGGCTAGGATGAGGCATGAGGTAGAGCTCAGGTTGCCCTTGGATAATTCAGCTAAGTTTTTATTACTAATAGCAGCTTTAAactaatgtagcagagctaaaaagCAGCCGACACTGAAGAAAGGAAAAACCAGGTAAATATTATATTACAAATGGAATTTTATAACATCCCATTAAAACATTGCACACTGCGGTTCTTATCGGTCCCGTTTTGTCAAGTTTATAGATATTGGTTCTGCCTGTACGGTGTCTTTTATAAAACTGCATTGTGACAATTTCATCAGATTTTCATTAATATTATATAGTTTGATAATATTGacaattatgttaaaaaaaaataaaaaaaaaggcaactATATTCCAGCACTGTGTTTCTATAGAAAATAACATATAGCAACATTTAACGGTCTGAATTATTCCATTTCAATAAAACGTCCTTTATTATGTGAACAAGCGGAAAGATCACGCCAACCTATTTTTGTGGGAGCCATTGAAAGCCCAACATTTACACATCCTCAACTTctaatttaggctatgttcacacggagtattttgggggaggaatatctgcctcaaaattccgtttggaactttgaggcagatattcctctccctgcacgccgattttcgcggcgattatcgcgccgtttttcgcccgaggccattgagcgccgcgggcataaaacagcgagaaatacgctttctcctgcctcccattgaagtcaatgggaggtcagaggcggaagcgcccgaagatagggcatgtcgcttctttttcccgcgaggcagttttactgctcgcgggaaaaagacgccgacgcctcccattgaaatcaatgggaggcgttctcgggccgtttttgccgagttttgcgacgcggtttccgcgtcaaaaaactcggcaaaataccccgtgtgaacatagccttaagcttCTTTCTCCGTTTGACGTTTgttttatattcaggattacaaatGTTTTGACATAGAGGAGTCATAGTTTCTAGTTTAGGGTTAGAGGAAGTGGCCAATTACAGAAGTGGAAAAAAGCCACTGTGAGAAAGACGTCGACTTCAAACACTGCCGGATGGGAGGGAACCATCTATAACCACTGGCTGAGGTTTTTTCACTCTAACTGAAGTTAAAAAGATGTGAAATATTCTGAGTAATGTCCCAGCGGAgaataattttattacaaaaaaaaaatgcttaaaagCCAGGGAGGCATCATACAGTATAAATATGATCTGAAGCCCAGGGACTTGCAGTACAAACTGAAGTTGCCAGCACTGTCGCATATTTTTTTACCCACAGAACTATTGAATTCGTGATTTTACTATGAAAGTTGCCGTTGAACCTCAGACTAATACAACAATTTAGTTCCCAGTCTGTACAACCCCCCGTTTACTATGTCAGTACAATGTGCAATGTCTTTCTTTCATGGTTTCATATATAGAAGGCTTTGACAGTATAGGTTGAGTTACATATGCAGCCATTGCAGGGGTCTATTGCTTTAAACAACCCTTTCCATATGCCCCAGTAGGGCATAAGGATGCATTGGAAGGTGACAACCTCACCATTGGTCAGAGTGATGAAACCCTGTAAGTAGCTTAAAGGGGCCGTCCAAGCCGgtgaatttaaaaaacaaacacgtaTAATGGTGTAAAATAACAAAAGTATTAATACTCACCGTATCAATCCCCTGCCACTGATTTGCCAGTCTCTGTTCCTCCTGCTTCAGCAATGATGTGTTGACTtgacatgtggccgctgcagtggTGACCTCAGTGGTGTTGACACGTGATCGCTGGATCAGGTAAAACAGAAACCGGTAAAGCAGCGGCAGGGGATAAGGTGAGTGTtacttgttttgttattttacacCCTTGCAAGCGGATCATAAAGAATTTAATGgggttggacaacccctttaaagatattTTCCTATCTTGGACGTTCatggcatatacacaggatacgccataaatatccgatagatgtgggtcccgcaCCTACCTCTAGAAAGGGACCCCCTGATCCCGGTCCCACTTTCTCTTGCCTTATCGGCCACTGACTAACAAAGCGGTCGGGAGTAAGCAAAGAGATGATCTTCGATGATctagaccctttacattttttcatattttgtgtTGAGTTCTtgtgctaaaatgtaaaaaataaataaagtttttttccccatcattctgcactcaataccccataatgtcaaagtgaaaacagaatgataGTCAGctctgctaatttattgaaaaggaaaaaacaaatgaATATTGACTTATGTATTCAGACCCCTTAACTCATTACtgacaaaggtgcttcaactaagtactaacagcctccagtcttcttgggtatgccgCCACAAGGTTTGCCCACCTGGAttgggggattttctgccattcttctctgtactgtagatcctctcaagctctgtcaggttggatggggacagtcggtggacagacattttcaggtctctccagaacaTTCATAGAGttctccctaagccactcctgtgttgtcttggcttcgTGCTtagggtcgttgtcttgttgaaagGTGAACCTTCGACCCAGtccgaggtccagagcactctggatcaggttttcattaagaatatctttgtactttgctccattcatctttccatcaaccctgtcccagccgctgaaaaacacctccacaggATGATGCTGCTGCCactaccatgcttcactgtagggatggtattgggcaggt
Protein-coding regions in this window:
- the CSRNP3 gene encoding cysteine/serine-rich nuclear protein 3, which encodes MSGILKRKFEEVDGSSPCSSVQESDDDISSSESGDSSDSINPSNSSHFTPSSILKREKPLRAKNVRFNCVTVYYFTRRQGFTSVPSQGGSTLGMSSRHNSIRQYTLGEFAVEQDRLHKEMLRDHLREEKLNTLKQKITKNGTIESEEANVLTLDDISDDDIDLENTEVDEYFFLQPLPTKKRRALLRASGVKKIDVEEKHELRAIRLSREDCGCDCRIFCDPETCTCSLAGIKCQVDRMSFPCGCSKEGCSNTAGRIEFNPIRVRTHFLHTIMKLELEKSREQQVSAANGCHGGDGSIASSMVQTGHPIDYSLAENFEIETNSQSAMMHFQNSEHLDCSGEEEEEEEDDGSSYCSGVTDSSTQSLAPSDSEDEDEDDVEDDEDEDDGDKSDDFNKVSNEDNLSVPSVLCYSEANSMHENHIKNSAYYANTSPMYYQIDNHNSDAMSQMTEAYSEQDAVKNGAPNLVPYNMRPEQFDYSRPSGEGYTNSHYPVTSPSVIVCCASSENDNNGHCNTLYAEHRSSLPPIGFRSYLKNSSTDGYVSNLNGGGGHHVPELLNENTISETSKLHEDCMKAPVVETVPV